In a genomic window of Helicobacter pylori NQ4053:
- the dxr gene encoding 1-deoxy-D-xylulose-5-phosphate reductoisomerase produces the protein MVVLGSTGSIGKNALKIAKKFGVEIEALSCGKNIALINEQIKIFKPKKVAILDPNDLNNLEPLGAKVFVGLDGIDAMIEECVSNLVLNAIVGVAGLKASFKSLQRNKKLALANKESLVSAGHLLDISQITPIDSEHFGLWALLQNKALKPKSLIISASGGAFRDTPLELIAIQNAQNALKHPNWSMGSKITIDSASMVNKLFEILETYWLFGASLKIDALIERSSIVHALVEFEDNSVIAHLASADMQLPISYAIDPKLASLSASIKPLDLYALSAIKFEPISMERYTLWRYKDLLLENPKLGVVLNASNEVAMKKFLNQEIAFGGFIQIISQALELYAKKSFKLSTLDEVLELDKEVRERFKNVAGV, from the coding sequence ATGGTTGTTTTAGGAAGCACCGGCTCTATCGGGAAAAACGCCCTTAAAATCGCAAAAAAATTTGGCGTAGAAATAGAAGCCTTAAGCTGTGGGAAAAATATCGCTTTAATCAATGAGCAAATCAAAATTTTCAAACCCAAGAAAGTGGCGATCTTAGATCCTAACGATTTGAATAATTTAGAGCCTTTGGGCGCGAAAGTGTTTGTAGGGTTAGACGGCATTGATGCGATGATAGAAGAGTGCGTTTCCAATTTAGTCCTTAACGCCATTGTGGGCGTGGCGGGATTAAAGGCGAGCTTTAAAAGCTTACAAAGGAACAAAAAACTAGCCCTAGCGAATAAAGAGAGTTTAGTGAGCGCGGGGCATTTGTTAGACATTTCACAAATCACGCCTATTGATAGCGAGCATTTTGGTTTGTGGGCGTTGTTGCAAAACAAGGCTTTAAAGCCTAAATCTTTAATCATTAGCGCGAGTGGGGGGGCTTTTAGGGACACGCCTTTAGAACTTATCGCTATTCAAAACGCGCAAAATGCGCTCAAGCACCCTAACTGGAGCATGGGATCTAAAATCACCATTGATTCAGCGAGCATGGTCAATAAGCTTTTTGAAATCCTAGAAACTTATTGGCTTTTTGGCGCATCTTTAAAGATTGATGCGCTGATTGAAAGAAGCTCTATCGTGCATGCTTTGGTGGAGTTTGAAGACAACTCTGTCATCGCGCATTTAGCGAGCGCAGACATGCAATTACCCATAAGCTATGCGATCGATCCGAAGTTGGCCTCTTTGAGCGCGTCTATCAAGCCCTTAGATCTATACGCTTTAAGCGCGATTAAATTTGAACCCATTAGCATGGAGCGCTACACTTTGTGGCGTTATAAAGATTTGTTGTTAGAAAACCCAAAGCTTGGCGTGGTGCTGAACGCGAGCAATGAAGTGGCGATGAAGAAGTTTTTGAATCAAGAAATCGCCTTTGGTGGCTTTATCCAAATCATTTCTCAAGCCTTAGAATTGTATGCTAAAAAATCTTTCAAGCTCTCTACTTTAGATGAAGTGCTAGAATTAGACAAAGAAGTTAGGGAGCGTTTTAAAAATGTAGCGGGAGTGTAG
- a CDS encoding helix-turn-helix domain-containing protein — translation MESKINRLSAKIDALLEQQKRVISLLETYLSVYPAQEASNKFFKSVSQGMELAPEIAQEDEEKRLYVLQYLSHVDITKNKQDSQLKKDCLEFIQRFNVPKPIIVTALYNLKGIKPTKKEVAKQLQKLYVWEKRYQQGGIEALKDRRGRPLKKP, via the coding sequence ATGGAAAGTAAAATAAATCGTTTGAGCGCCAAGATAGACGCACTATTGGAACAGCAAAAAAGAGTGATTTCTTTACTAGAAACTTATTTGAGCGTTTATCCCGCCCAAGAGGCTTCAAATAAGTTTTTTAAAAGCGTTAGTCAAGGGATGGAGTTAGCCCCAGAAATCGCGCAAGAAGATGAAGAAAAACGCCTTTATGTGTTGCAATATTTAAGCCATGTGGATATTACCAAAAACAAGCAAGACTCCCAGCTCAAAAAAGATTGTTTGGAATTTATCCAAAGGTTTAATGTCCCAAAGCCCATTATCGTTACCGCTCTTTATAACCTTAAAGGCATTAAACCCACTAAAAAAGAAGTCGCGAAACAATTGCAAAAACTCTATGTGTGGGAGAAGCGTTACCAACAAGGGGGGATAGAAGCTTTAAAAGATAGGCGTGGGAGACCCCTTAAAAAACCTTAA
- a CDS encoding NifS family cysteine desulfurase — translation MLQRIYLDNNATTRIDPKVKEIMDPFLRDHYGNPSSLHQFGTETHPAIAEALDKLYKGINARDIDDVIITSCATESNNWVLKGVYFDECLKKGKNHIITTVAEHPAVRSTCNFLESLGVEVTYLPINEHGSITADQVKEAITEKTALVSVMWANNETGLIFPIEEIGAICKEKGVLFHTDAVQAIGKIPVDVLKANADFLSFSAHKFHGPKGIGGLYIRSGVGLTPLFHGGEHMNGRRSGTLNVPYIVGMGEAMKLAVEHLDYEKEVVGKLRDKLEEALLKIPDVMVVGDRIHRVPNTTLVSVRGIEGEAMLWDLNRSNIAASTGSACASEDLEANPVMVAIGASKELAHTAIRLSLSRFNTEAEIDKTIEVFSQAAVRLRNISSSY, via the coding sequence TTGTTACAACGAATTTATTTAGACAATAACGCTACGACTAGGATTGACCCTAAAGTCAAAGAAATCATGGATCCTTTTTTAAGGGATCATTACGGGAACCCTAGCTCGTTACACCAATTTGGCACAGAAACCCACCCAGCCATTGCAGAAGCATTGGATAAGCTTTATAAAGGCATTAACGCTAGGGATATAGATGATGTGATCATCACTTCTTGCGCGACAGAGAGCAATAACTGGGTGTTAAAGGGCGTATATTTTGATGAATGCTTGAAAAAGGGCAAAAACCATATTATAACCACGGTTGCAGAGCACCCGGCGGTGCGATCCACTTGTAATTTTTTAGAAAGCTTGGGGGTGGAGGTTACTTACTTGCCTATTAATGAGCATGGGAGTATCACCGCCGATCAAGTCAAAGAAGCGATCACAGAAAAAACCGCTTTAGTGAGCGTGATGTGGGCGAATAATGAAACCGGTCTCATTTTCCCTATTGAAGAAATTGGGGCTATTTGTAAAGAAAAGGGCGTGTTGTTCCATACCGATGCGGTGCAAGCGATTGGTAAAATCCCTGTAGATGTGTTAAAAGCGAATGCGGATTTCCTTTCTTTTAGCGCGCACAAGTTTCATGGGCCTAAAGGCATTGGGGGGTTGTATATTAGAAGTGGGGTGGGATTGACCCCTCTTTTTCATGGCGGGGAGCATATGAATGGCAGGCGCAGCGGGACTTTGAACGTGCCTTATATCGTGGGCATGGGCGAAGCGATGAAATTAGCCGTAGAGCATTTAGACTATGAAAAAGAAGTGGTAGGGAAATTGCGCGACAAATTAGAAGAAGCGCTTTTGAAAATCCCTGATGTGATGGTGGTGGGGGATCGAATCCATCGTGTGCCTAACACGACTTTAGTCAGCGTGAGAGGGATTGAAGGAGAGGCCATGCTGTGGGATTTGAATCGCTCCAATATCGCCGCTTCCACAGGGAGCGCATGCGCGAGTGAGGATTTAGAGGCTAATCCTGTCATGGTAGCGATTGGAGCGAGTAAGGAATTGGCTCATACCGCTATCAGGCTTTCATTGAGCCGTTTTAACACGGAAGCTGAAATTGATAAAACGATTGAAGTTTTCTCTCAAGCGGCTGTAAGATTGAGAAATATTTCAAGCTCTTATTAA
- a CDS encoding iron-sulfur cluster assembly scaffold protein NifU, producing the protein MAKHDLVGSVLWDAYSKEVQRRMDNPTHLGVITEEQAKAKNAKLIVADYGAEACGDAVRLYWLVDESTDRIVDAKFKSFGCGTAIASSDMMVELCLNKRVQDAVKITNLDVERGLRDDPDTPAVPGQKMHCSVMAYDVIKKAAGMYLGKNAEDFEEEIIVCECARVSLGTIKEVIKLNDLKSVEEITNYTKAGAFCKSCVRPGGHEKRDYYLVDILKEVREEMEAEKLKAVANKSQSGELAFREMTMVQKIKAVDKVIDENIRAMLMMDGGDLEILDIKESDDYIDVYIRYMGACDGCMSATTGTLFAIENALQELLDRSIRVLPI; encoded by the coding sequence ATGGCAAAACATGATTTAGTGGGTTCGGTTCTTTGGGATGCGTATTCTAAAGAAGTTCAAAGGCGCATGGATAACCCCACGCATTTAGGGGTCATCACCGAAGAGCAGGCTAAAGCCAAAAACGCTAAGCTCATTGTGGCGGATTATGGTGCAGAGGCATGCGGTGATGCGGTGAGGTTGTATTGGCTTGTAGATGAAAGCACGGATAGAATTGTTGATGCGAAATTTAAAAGCTTTGGTTGCGGGACAGCGATCGCAAGCTCAGACATGATGGTAGAGTTGTGTTTGAATAAAAGAGTCCAAGATGCGGTAAAAATCACGAATTTAGACGTGGAAAGAGGCTTGAGAGACGATCCGGACACGCCGGCGGTGCCTGGGCAAAAAATGCACTGCTCGGTGATGGCGTATGATGTGATCAAAAAAGCTGCCGGCATGTATTTAGGGAAAAACGCCGAAGATTTTGAAGAAGAAATCATCGTGTGCGAGTGCGCTAGGGTGAGTTTAGGCACGATTAAAGAAGTGATTAAGCTCAATGATTTAAAAAGCGTTGAAGAAATCACTAACTACACCAAAGCCGGTGCTTTTTGTAAAAGCTGTGTGAGACCGGGAGGGCATGAAAAAAGGGATTATTACCTGGTGGATATTCTTAAAGAAGTGCGCGAAGAAATGGAAGCTGAAAAACTTAAAGCCGTTGCGAATAAATCCCAAAGTGGGGAATTGGCTTTTAGGGAAATGACTATGGTTCAAAAGATTAAAGCCGTGGATAAAGTCATTGATGAAAATATCCGCGCTATGCTTATGATGGATGGGGGGGATTTAGAGATTTTAGACATTAAAGAAAGCGATGATTACATTGATGTGTATATCCGCTACATGGGGGCATGCGATGGGTGCATGAGCGCGACTACTGGGACTTTATTTGCCATTGAAAACGCCTTACAGGAATTATTGGATCGCAGTATCAGGGTGTTACCGATTTGA
- a CDS encoding ribbon-helix-helix domain-containing protein has protein sequence MEKTENTDETRLRGTKNKLGRKPKADANKKTRAVSLYFSDEQYQKLEKMANEEEESVGSYIKRYILKALRKIEQNGP, from the coding sequence ATGGAAAAGACAGAAAACACAGATGAAACTCGCTTAAGGGGAACTAAAAATAAACTAGGACGCAAACCAAAAGCAGACGCTAATAAAAAAACTCGTGCTGTAAGCTTGTATTTTTCTGATGAGCAATACCAAAAACTAGAGAAAATGGCTAACGAAGAAGAAGAAAGCGTGGGATCTTATATCAAACGCTATATTTTGAAGGCTTTAAGAAAAATAGAGCAAAATGGCCCTTGA
- the radA gene encoding DNA repair protein RadA, with protein sequence MAKKTSLFECQHCGFTSPKWLGKCVQCNAWESFIELNQTQKEVLNALKKPLPQAQKSVSIAAIEHEEVVKFSSTQSELDIVLGGGIAKGGLYLVGGSPGVGKSTLLLKVASGLAKNQQKVLYVSGEESLSQIKMRATRLDCIEKELYLLNEINWPVIKANIESENYFACVIDSIQTLYSPEISSAPGSISQVREITFELMRLAKTRDIAIFIIGHITKEGSIAGPRVLEHMVDSVLYFEGDPSRELRILRSFKNRFGPTSEIGLFEMKEQGLVSAKEASSLFFSKEEPMEGSAITITLEGSRALILEIQALVSECSFGAPKRLANGFDTNRLNMLIALLEKKLEIPLNRHDVFINVSGGIKISEPACDLAVIASILSSFKNRKIDNKTAFLGEVSLNGRILEAPNLNARLKEMENYGFLKAILPKKPNQKTSIKCYEANVVGKIVEWM encoded by the coding sequence TTGGCTAAAAAAACTTCTTTATTTGAGTGTCAGCATTGTGGTTTTACAAGCCCTAAGTGGTTGGGTAAGTGCGTTCAATGCAACGCATGGGAGAGTTTTATAGAATTGAACCAAACCCAAAAGGAAGTTTTAAACGCGCTTAAAAAACCGCTCCCACAAGCGCAAAAAAGCGTTTCTATCGCTGCAATTGAGCATGAAGAAGTGGTGAAGTTTTCTTCCACTCAAAGCGAATTGGATATTGTTTTAGGTGGGGGGATCGCTAAAGGGGGGCTGTATTTAGTGGGGGGGAGTCCTGGGGTGGGGAAATCCACTTTGCTTTTAAAAGTGGCTTCTGGCTTAGCCAAAAACCAGCAAAAGGTTTTGTATGTGAGCGGGGAAGAGAGCTTGAGCCAGATTAAAATGCGCGCCACTAGATTGGATTGCATAGAAAAAGAATTGTATCTGCTCAATGAAATCAATTGGCCTGTGATTAAGGCTAACATAGAAAGCGAAAATTATTTTGCTTGCGTGATTGATTCCATTCAAACGCTTTATTCGCCAGAGATTTCTTCAGCCCCCGGCTCTATTTCGCAAGTGCGAGAGATCACTTTTGAGCTCATGCGTTTGGCCAAAACAAGAGATATTGCTATTTTTATCATCGGTCATATCACTAAAGAAGGGAGCATCGCAGGGCCTAGAGTGCTAGAGCATATGGTGGATAGCGTGCTGTATTTTGAGGGCGATCCCAGTAGGGAATTAAGGATTTTAAGGAGTTTTAAAAACCGCTTTGGCCCTACGAGTGAAATCGGCTTGTTTGAAATGAAAGAGCAGGGTTTGGTGAGCGCTAAAGAAGCTTCAAGCTTGTTTTTTTCTAAAGAAGAGCCTATGGAGGGGAGTGCCATTACCATCACTTTAGAAGGCTCAAGGGCGTTGATTTTAGAGATTCAGGCGTTGGTGAGCGAGTGCAGTTTTGGAGCACCCAAACGATTAGCGAACGGGTTTGACACTAACCGCCTTAACATGCTCATCGCTTTATTAGAAAAAAAGCTAGAAATCCCTTTAAACCGCCATGATGTGTTTATTAATGTGAGCGGGGGTATTAAGATTAGCGAGCCGGCTTGCGATTTAGCGGTGATTGCCAGTATCCTTTCAAGCTTTAAAAACAGAAAAATTGACAATAAAACGGCGTTTTTGGGCGAAGTGAGTTTGAATGGCAGGATTTTAGAAGCCCCTAATTTGAACGCTAGATTGAAAGAAATGGAAAATTACGGCTTTTTAAAAGCCATTTTGCCTAAAAAACCCAATCAAAAAACCTCTATCAAATGCTATGAAGCCAATGTGGTGGGTAAGATTGTTGAATGGATGTGA